In the genome of Lactuca sativa cultivar Salinas chromosome 3, Lsat_Salinas_v11, whole genome shotgun sequence, the window GCTAAATTCTAAATAATAaactactaattaaaacataagaTGATATAAATTCATAAATACTCATTAAAACTAAAGTTCCAATCATGCATGCATATAACGGGTGAACCGATGACAACCGAACCGATTAATCCAGGCAACAGCGTAATCATTCTGTAAAAAATCCCATATCTCTTCTGACTTGGAAAGGATATTTTTTTCATGCTCAAAAACACATAGTCTGAAAATTGGGATCAGAAGCTAAGCCATGCTAATATATAGTAGTGTTGACTTGTACCATTTTAAAATTGATATAAAGCAACTATTATGCGTGCAACATAGCTAGCTCTGATAACACAATGTTCGTGTAATTAAACAGCAAAAATTTTCATGCTAATTATCGATGCTTAAAATGTAAATAAGGGATGGCTCTATATACAGAGCATATATATACAAGCAGAAGAAACTAGAAAGCATTGCATGAAATAATGAAAATCCAAAACAAAGTAGTATCCATTGCATGAAATAATGAAAATCCAAAACAAAGTAGCTAGTATGACTAATTAACAAGCTGTTGATAAGATAGTAAGAAGACTTTGTGATTTTTCGGGATTAATTGTCTTGGAATGGTTGTTCAATAAGACTAGAGTGTGGGCGCATGGTCGGTGATGATTCGAAGCAGACGTATCATGCAGCAACTGCAGGGTACATATCAAGGGATAAACGAGGCGCCAGAAGGACCTCAAGTGGGATGGCTTTGCTGATAGTCACTCCAGCGCTTTCACTCATATCAATGGGTTCTTTCGATGGGTTTTTAAGCACAAATTGTTGTATTAAAGTAGCTAAAGTTATATGCAAAGACCGAAGAGCAAAGGGAATAGCAGGGCATACTCTTCTACCACTACCGAAAGGAAGCAATTCATAATTGTTTCCCCTGACATCAACATGTTTATGACTTGTCAAGAATCTTTCTGGCTGAAATTCTTCAGGATGTGACCATTTATTAGGATCATGTTGAATTTTCCAAAGATTAGTCAATAAACGTGTGCCTTTAGGGATTTTGTAGCCACCAATAACGCAATCCTCCATGGACTCATGAGGAAGGTTTAGAGGTCCAGGCGGGTATAAACGCAGTGTTTCTTTAACGATTGCGTCAAGGTAAACAAGGTTCTTCAGGTCCGACTCCTCTACTGCTCTCTTCCTTCCAACATGCTCATCCAATTCATCTTGGGCAATTTTTAATACTCTTGGGTTGTTGAGCAACAAACATAAAGCCCATGTTAACGTTGCAGACGATGTGTCCAATCCCGCAGCTAAAACAGTCTGCAAGTTTGAAGTTAAAACAAATTTCTTATATTAGCTAGATTTCAAGCAACATGCATGCATgctgataattaattttgtttgtTTGCACAGCTTATCTTTATATTTGCCACTGAAAACTGTTGCAAATACGTACTATAATGAATGTGGAAGAAACTATATATAATTAAACGATTAATTAACAAACTCTAGCTAGTAATAGTATGAGATATAGAAAGATTAATAAGGTTTACCAAACATGTAGCCTTGATTATGGTATCATGGTCAAAACCACGGAATTCCTCTGGGGAGGCACCTTCAAGAACGGAAATCAGAACATCCATGAAGACTTGGCTTCTTTCATGTTGCTGCGCATGCTTTTCCTCCGCCCTCACTCTCTTGTGATCCTCTAGCCATCCTGTTACAATTCCGTACATCTCTTCTCCTGTCATCTTCATTTTTTTCTCGTATCCTCCCAGGTCCAAAGGCTTGAGATATGGAATAAAATCAGACACCACAAATGTGCCCAATAACACAAAGAATTTCCTTATCACTTTTTGAAATCGAACCCCTTCTTTGTCATCAGGTGAAAACCTTTTTCCTGAAACAACCCTGACCACAACATTTAATATCAAGTTCTGAAACCATTGTTTCATATCCACCTTTACCATGTCGGAACTTCCACTCTCTTTATTCTTTACCCAAGCATTATATATATCTCCCATGGATGCTTTAACCTCTGAAGCACGAAGAGGTCCAAGCATCTCCACGCGTCGCTGAGAGAGAACCTCGAGTGTCAAGATCTTGCGCACTTGTCGCCAGTAGTCACCATAAGGAGCTAGAGCCAAGATGGCATAGTTATAGCCCATGTGTTCTACTGCCATTGACTTGGGTCGACTTGCAAACACCTTATCATTTGTGGTAAAGCACTCTTTCGCCATCTCAGCGTTACTCACCACCAAAACATTGTGAACACCAAGCTTGATGGTGAAAATGGGGCCATATTTATCTG includes:
- the LOC128133099 gene encoding cytochrome P450 82A4-like translates to MELFLPFSASIAAIVFSLLLKFLLQSLEGKRVKNREPPQAKGRWPVIGHLRLLGGAELPHRVLGGMADKYGPIFTIKLGVHNVLVVSNAEMAKECFTTNDKVFASRPKSMAVEHMGYNYAILALAPYGDYWRQVRKILTLEVLSQRRVEMLGPLRASEVKASMGDIYNAWVKNKESGSSDMVKVDMKQWFQNLILNVVVRVVSGKRFSPDDKEGVRFQKVIRKFFVLLGTFVVSDFIPYLKPLDLGGYEKKMKMTGEEMYGIVTGWLEDHKRVRAEEKHAQQHERSQVFMDVLISVLEGASPEEFRGFDHDTIIKATCLTVLAAGLDTSSATLTWALCLLLNNPRVLKIAQDELDEHVGRKRAVEESDLKNLVYLDAIVKETLRLYPPGPLNLPHESMEDCVIGGYKIPKGTRLLTNLWKIQHDPNKWSHPEEFQPERFLTSHKHVDVRGNNYELLPFGSGRRVCPAIPFALRSLHITLATLIQQFVLKNPSKEPIDMSESAGVTISKAIPLEVLLAPRLSLDMYPAVAA